A portion of the Solea senegalensis isolate Sse05_10M linkage group LG17, IFAPA_SoseM_1, whole genome shotgun sequence genome contains these proteins:
- the LOC122784025 gene encoding leucine-rich alpha-2-glycoprotein-like — protein sequence MKAWAALSFLWLACLCPVSLSCPALCKCYSRRAEVVCNEVPLPEFPSEGLPLNTTMLTIQFTNITSIAERHLNATPLLQGLHVYSNHLQHLSSDLLRGVRHLNTVDLTGNKISDLPADVFSHAPLHSLVLKNNLIEKVDAEWLPDNSSLTWLDLSGNHIRKAPAALLQRLPLLENLDLSNNHMEAIPANSFNRLSKLERLNLQDNKLDALHASVFQSTRNLTYLFLSRNKLSKLPQNLFQQLSELRALTLDDNQLSHVPPGSLDRLTSLDDEGLDLTSNPWLCDGKVEYLWRWLQKNSKKAFLPETITCAKPQALSGRSVMSLTESELNLQS from the coding sequence ATGAAAGCCTGGGCTGCTCTGTCTTTCCTCTGGTTGGCATGTTTGTGCCCCGTGTCTCTGTCCTGCCCGGCTCTATGCAAGTGCTACTCCAGAAGAGCTGAGGTGGTGTGCAACGAGGTTCCTCTGCCGGAGTTTCCCTCCGAGGGTCTCCCACTGAACACCACCATGCTGACCATCCAGTTCACAAACATCACGTCCATCGCTGAAAGGCATCTCAACGCCACACCCCTGCTGCAGGGGCTCCACGTGTACAGCAACCACCTGCAGCACCTTTCCTCCGACCTCCTCAGGGGCGTCCGTCACCTCAACACCGTGGACCTCACGGGAAACAAAATCTCTGACCTGCCTGCGGACGTCTTCAGCCACGCCCCGCTCCACAGCCTGGTGCTGAAGAATAACCTGATTGAGAAAGTGGACGCCGAGTGGCTGCCTGACAACAGCAGTCTCACGTGGCTGGACTTGTCTGGAAACCATATACGAAAGGCCCCCGCTGCTTTGCTCCAGAGGCTGCCACTCCTTGAGAATCTTGACCTGTCCAACAACCACATGGAGGCGATCCCCGCCAACTCCTTCAATCGGCTGAGCAAACTGGAGAGGCTGAACCTGCAGGACAACAAGCTGGACGCCCTGCATGCGTCCGTGTTCCAGAGCACCCGCAACCTCACCTATCTGTTCCTGTCCCGCAACAAGCTCAGCAAACTCCCGCAAAACCTTTTCCAGCAGCTGAGCGAGCTCAGAGCCCTGACGCTGGACGACAACCAGCTGAGTCACGTCCCGCCAGGTTCGCTGGACCGGCTGACCTCCCTGGACGACGAGGGACTGGACCTGACCTCCAACCCCTGGCTGTGCGACGGGAAGGTGGAGTATCTGTGGAGGTGGCTTCAGAAGAACAGCAAGAAGGCTTTCCTGCCAGAGACCATAACGTGTGCCAAACCTCAGGCCTTATCAGGACGCTCGGTAATGTCACTGACTGAAAGTGAACTCAATCTTCAGTCCTAA
- the LOC122784024 gene encoding leucine-rich alpha-2-glycoprotein-like, whose protein sequence is MNPWLLLTFTALAECSSLKHSAPSCPVLCSCSLQQSQVVCSQSSLTSFPADGLSPNATQLSIRSTGLSTVTAHHLSAVPLLHKLQLYHNNLTSLPADLLKGVPHLNTLDLTGNRLVRLPPNVFAHGSLRDLVLKNNLIEEMDVEWFSVNGSLILLDLSGNRLSSIPSGLHLKVPRLQSLDLSDNNVQELQADALKNLRRLETLNLAGNKIISLQPTTFTHTPKLSKLFLQENRLKGLPTDLLQGLQRLELLLLNQNQLQCLPSGFLGERGSSFQVTLAGNPWVCDEKMEFLKKWLSVHPHSVIFLDEVTCAGPEALKHRQVASVTDGELGLIQSDK, encoded by the coding sequence ATGAACCCGTGGCTGCTCCTGACCTTCACTGCACTCGCTGAATGCAGTTCCCTCAAACACAGCGCCCCCTCCTGTCCAGTCCTGTGCTCCTGCTCTTTACAACAGTCGCAGGTTGTCTGCAGCCAAAGCTCCCTCACCAGTTTCCCCGCAGACGGTTTGTCTCCCAACGCCACTCAACTGTCCATCCGGTCCACGGGTCTGAGCACCGTGACGGCCCATCATCTGAGCGCCGTGCCCCTTTTACACAAGCTCCAGCTCTATCACAACAACCTCACAAGCCTCCCTGCGGATCTTCTGAAGGGTGTTCCTCACCTGAACACGTTGGACCTCACCGGCAATCGGCTGGTTCGTCTCCCTCCAAATGTCTTCGCCCACGGCTCGCTCCGTGATCTGGTGCTGAAGAACAATCTGATCGAAGAAATGGATGTCGAGTGGTTCTCCGTCAACGGCAGCTTGATTTTGCTGGACCTGTCAGGAAACCGCTTAAGTTCCATCCCATCTGGTCTACACCTGAAGGTGCCTCGCCTCCAGAGCTTGGATTTGAGCGACAACAACGTGCAGGAGCTTCAAGCCGATGCCCTGAAAAACCTGCGCCGCCTGGAGACGCTGAACCTCGCCGGCAACAAAATAATCTCCCTGCAACCGACGACTTTCACCCACACCCCGAAGCTCTCCAAGTTGTTCCTGCAGGAGAATCGACTCAAAGGTCTGCCGACAGACCTCCTGCAGGGTCTGCAACGCCTTGAACTCCTGCTgctgaatcagaatcagctgcAGTGTCTTCCCTCGGGTTTTCTGGGTGAGAGGGGTTCCTCTTTCCAGGTGACCTTGGCGGGAAACCCCTGGGTGTGTGACGAGAAGATGGAGTTTCTAAAGAAGTGGCTCAGCGTCCATCCACATAGTGTCATCTTTCTGGACGAGGTGACCTGTGCGGGACCTGAGGCTCTCAAACATCGACAAGTGGCGTCTGTCACTGACGGCGAGCTTGGTCTCATTCAGTCAGACAAGTAA